A stretch of the Vitis riparia cultivar Riparia Gloire de Montpellier isolate 1030 chromosome 13, EGFV_Vit.rip_1.0, whole genome shotgun sequence genome encodes the following:
- the LOC117928037 gene encoding chalcone--flavonone isomerase 2: protein MSPVPSVTAVQVENVLFPPSVKPPGSTNDLFLGGAGVRGLEIQGKFVKFTAIGVYLESSAVPTLAVKWKGKTVEELADSVDFFRDVVTGPFEKFTNVTTILPLTGRQYSDKVSENCVAFWKSVGIYTDAEAKAIEKFNEVLKDETFPPGNSILFTHSPLGALTMSFSKDGSLPEVGNAVIENKLLTEAVLESIIGKHGVSPEAKKSLAARLSELFCKEAGDEKIEAEKVAPVAC, encoded by the exons ATGTCTCCAGTGCCATCAGTCACCGCAGTTCAGGTAGAGAACGTCCTATTTCCGCCGTCGGTGAAGCCGCCGGGCTCCACCAACGACCTCTTCCTCGGCGGTGCAGGG GTGAGAGGTTTGGAGATCCAAGGGAAGTTCGTGAAGTTCACAGCCATCGGAGTGTACTTGGAGAGCAGCGCCGTTCCTACGCTCGCCGTCAAGTGGAAGGGCAAGACTGTGGAGGAGTTAGCGGATTCGGTTGACTTTTTCCGAGATGTCGTCACag GCCCCTTTGAGAAATTCACAAACGTAACAACGATTTTGCCTTTGACGGGTCGCCAGTATTCAGACAAGGTGTCAGAGAATTGTGTTGCCTTCTGGAAATCTGTTGGAATTTACACTGACGCAGAAGCTAAAGCCATTGAGAAATTCAATGAGGTCTTGAAGGATGAAACCTTCCCACCAGGCAACTCCATTCTTTTCACTCATTCTCCCCTTGGAGCTTTAACG ATGAGCTTCTCCAAAGATGGGTCCCTACCAGAAGTTGGGAATGCAGTGATAGAGAATAAATTATTGACGGAGGCGGTACTGGAGTCCATCATCGGCAAGCATGGTGTTTCCCCTGAAGCGAAGAAGAGCTTGGCAGCAAGATTATCGGAATTATTCTGCAAGGAGGCTGGGGATGAGAAAATTGAAGCTGAGAAGGTTGCTCCGGTGGCTTGTTAA
- the LOC117928036 gene encoding protein CANDIDATE G-PROTEIN COUPLED RECEPTOR 7-like — protein MARTMENLLVAVTFLSLMVASVAEIKNLKITSDARHMILFEKFGFTHTGQVSIAVSGVSVEATSAATGTPANSRIGFFLLSDESLLQVVQESTQNPNFCVLDSQFTIHLFTFLDLTPNRIAFNHTYPVKIPNEYSLYFANCNPESLVTMSVHTEIYNLDNGVKDYLSAGQTQLPALFFLFSLAYFVFLGYWSYYCSKNKRSVHRIHLLMTALVLMKALNLLFAAEDKHYVKVTGTPHGWDVLFYIFQFIRVTLLFTVIVLVGTGWSFLKPFLQEKEKKVLMIVIPLQVLANVASVVIGETGPFIKDWVTWQQVFLLVDIICCCAILFPIVWSIRSLRETSKTDGKAARNLAKLTLFRQFYVVVIGYLYFTRIVVFALRTIAAYKYQWVSNAAEEIASLAFYLVMFYMFRPVEKNEYFVLDEEEEEVALATLRDEEFDL, from the coding sequence ATGGCTAGGACCATGGAGAATCTCCTCGTCGCCGTGACGTTCCTCTCTCTCATGGTCGCCTCCGTCGCGGaaattaaaaacctaaaaatcaCATCCGACGCCCGCCACATGATTTTGTTCGAGAAATTCGGCTTTACCCACACCGGCCAAGTCTCAATCGCCGTTTCCGGCGTGTCCGTCGAAGCCACCTCCGCCGCCACAGGTACCCCCGCCAACTCCCGCATCGGATTTTTCCTCCTCTCCGACGAGTCCCTCCTCCAAGTCGTCCAAGAATCCACTCAAAACCCTAATTTCTGCGTCCTTGACTCCCAATTCACCATCCACCTCTTCACCTTCCTAGACCTCACCCCCAATCGGATCGCCTTCAACCACACCTACCCCGTCAAAATCCCCAATGAATACAGCCTCTACTTCGCCAATTGTAATCCCGAATCTCTGGTCACCATGTCGGTTCATACCGAAATCTATAACCTTGACAACGGCGTTAAGGACTATCTCTCCGCCGGCCAAACCCAATTGCCGGcgctcttctttctcttctcccTTGCGTATTTCGTTTTTCTAGGGTATTGGAGCTACTACTGTTCCAAGAACAAGAGGTCTGTGCATCGGATTCACCTGCTCATGACCGCGTTGGTGCTCATGAAGGCGTTGAATCTGTTATTCGCAGCAGAGGACAAGCACTATGTGAAGGTCACCGGAACGCCACACGGTTGGGATGTATTGTTCTATATATTCCAATTTATTAGGGTTACCCTGTTGTTCACTGTGATTGTGTTGGTTGGGACTGGGTGGTCGTTTTTGAAGCCCTTCTTacaggagaaggagaagaaggtaCTGATGATTGTGATCCCACTTCAGGTATTGGCTAATGTAGCATCTGTGGTGATTGGTGAAACCGGACCCTTTATTAAGGATTGGGTTACTTGGCAACAGGTGTTCTTATTGGTGGACATCATATGTTGTTGTGCAATTCTCTTTCCTATTGTGTGGTCAATTAGGTCACTGAGGGAAACATCGAAGACAGATGGGAAGGCtgctaggaatttggcaaagTTGACCCTTTTTAGGCAGTTTTACGTTGTTGTTATTGGATACTTGTACTTTACTAGAATTGTCGTGTTTGCGCTCAGGACAATTGCAGCATACAAGTATCAGTGGGTGAGTAATGCAGCTGAGGAGATTGCTAGTTTGGCTTTCTACTTGGTGATGTTTTATATGTTCAGGCCAGTTGAGAAGAATGAGTACTTTGTTCTGGATGAGGAGGAAGAAGAGGTTGCTTTGGCCACCCTTCGTGATGAAGAGTTTGATCTTTGA